A section of the Peptoanaerobacter stomatis genome encodes:
- a CDS encoding DUF7601 domain-containing protein translates to MKQKSKPIRLLSFILTFILLIGSISVPKNLYADESDDVSGILEKDVILMQDGNIVPEGGSIVMDKNFQLKVSINVPVKKSDPAPLKYVKHGDKAKIKIGKGIDIKDINNSFELKDDREKIKIGTAKYTKDGDTLFLNISFDGSKDFFENANKLQFSISDTFMIDKQVIPAYTEVYILGKKYKTVPGEGYISIEKTGKADYNDATVEWTVNIKKNSYKDEAELKDFLFYDDLKTVGDYVKGSFKVGENAVPEDSIEWNDISKELKYKFKDTDKTPLTIKFKTQIGAEFYSTPAEYQTAVKNNQKLTLTKENTAKILKNDKEYAQDNSAVTIDRMWMKKSAKGSTAEYYKENNDYYIDWVIEFNSERKSLKNVKIEDKLPQDYYNSGTKLEFVSAILEKEVLKDGKYEKESKNITPENNNSIYNVGNIDGKIKLTIKSKILNYTDNLETGPSKRFSNIGVITWGYEGQLKLNDQKAVTIGNPLIKKRAVKKDGNYTGQEITWNIKVEGDKNIRITDKTYVYDMMIFDPDANLENIRKGNYQIRKNDETPVISLNGVNIGTTEGKQSLLPKDAQGNIQMNWIKFQKYTDKFEVKSPVGQNIEHKTYKIYVDNADNEENYHVYAGDLLEVSNLNQDSMNEFTFTTVITDHRILLNALQQGTSGLKFNKNFNISYMFTDKKFVKSAEDWPLYKARMLEKQALPAINSDVIKSNYNDIDKINDNIFDNNTNTPIDNRKNSFNTKTNSAIFRLSINAAGIDNTAGNNVIGDIVVEDMLPEGWELTEIVAGKNYLLYEGERFVSYTNEDNKDATVKAVKYTDVDSSDFQDKLITDFSDVNKPKFTFKKITKPYVILLEAKPKDANKFYKEIRNIATVNIRKSFLSDDQVIDTTNPKFYDKFISDESNIENGYLEWTIQYDPNNYLTKDEIVIADKLGSGLEIRREPYTNDLQFDGKNYKIVEGKIVNKTESGKPVKAFEQTALHTEKEYLEKYIKYDRNSRQLSFTIPDKNKAYQFMYITDVYGETGDAVNNKAFIQGEGDVDSVDKRYVIPNRAIDINKSIVAELNIKKVDGNDKPLKGVEFELKSVDGLYVASKTTDENGEIIFERLKFGKYKLKEIKTLDGYIPDTKEYNVTIIKLKDNYEIDIETDGNTNIRKDKNKITVINRQIVPSTTSATLFVNKRVEGKWADKNDIFKFKVEFKYKDGTPFDGMFDYYLNGITGKIGNNGEFELKDGDNITIKEIPTEINYILTETDYKDYIPYEKVKSGTITTKPQLQRVEFVNRTTTHGQLKIEKEVSGSVDDKSKKFKFRFNIGNDPDKNYTYEYKGSDGEIIKGYIKAKDTIDLSDGEYIIIKGIKFNTTYEVSEDVDNNYTTTVNGKDGREEKGTVVTEEGDIVKFVNTRIVTPPGPNTPDDPTPPKPTDPTPNTPPDRPDRPEKPDKPDRPEKPNLPTPSIPSYPIDDTPNPNDPNSPDNIVVSDEDGVPLGTYTKRENPDGSIEYVDEDGVPLGDSKLVKTGNEFPQGTLIMTSILSLFGLIILRRYRKNDR, encoded by the coding sequence ATGAAACAAAAAAGTAAACCGATCAGATTATTGAGCTTTATATTAACTTTTATTTTACTGATAGGAAGTATATCGGTTCCAAAAAATTTATATGCGGATGAATCCGACGATGTGAGTGGTATATTAGAAAAAGATGTTATTTTAATGCAGGACGGAAATATAGTTCCTGAGGGTGGAAGTATAGTTATGGACAAAAACTTCCAGTTAAAAGTAAGTATAAATGTACCTGTTAAAAAATCGGATCCTGCGCCCCTTAAATATGTCAAACATGGAGATAAAGCTAAGATAAAAATAGGGAAAGGTATAGATATAAAGGATATAAATAATTCTTTTGAATTAAAAGATGATAGAGAAAAGATAAAAATAGGAACGGCAAAATATACAAAAGATGGAGATACTCTTTTCTTAAATATATCTTTTGACGGAAGTAAAGATTTTTTTGAAAATGCCAATAAATTGCAGTTTTCAATCAGTGATACATTTATGATAGATAAGCAGGTAATACCTGCATATACGGAAGTGTATATATTGGGCAAAAAATATAAAACTGTTCCGGGAGAAGGGTATATATCAATAGAAAAAACAGGAAAAGCAGACTATAACGATGCAACTGTAGAATGGACAGTAAATATAAAGAAAAATTCATATAAAGATGAGGCTGAATTAAAAGATTTTTTATTTTACGATGATTTAAAAACTGTCGGAGATTATGTAAAAGGCAGTTTTAAAGTTGGTGAAAATGCTGTGCCGGAAGATTCCATTGAATGGAATGACATATCTAAAGAATTAAAATATAAGTTTAAGGACACAGATAAAACACCACTTACAATCAAGTTCAAGACTCAAATAGGTGCAGAGTTTTACTCCACTCCGGCTGAGTATCAAACAGCTGTCAAAAACAACCAAAAGTTAACACTTACAAAAGAAAATACAGCTAAAATTCTTAAAAATGATAAAGAATATGCTCAAGATAATTCGGCAGTAACGATTGACAGAATGTGGATGAAAAAGTCTGCAAAAGGAAGCACAGCCGAATATTATAAGGAAAATAACGATTATTATATAGATTGGGTAATAGAGTTCAACAGTGAGAGAAAATCATTAAAGAATGTAAAAATAGAAGATAAATTACCTCAAGATTATTATAATAGCGGTACAAAACTTGAATTTGTAAGTGCTATATTGGAAAAAGAAGTATTAAAAGACGGAAAATATGAAAAAGAAAGTAAAAATATAACACCGGAAAATAATAATTCTATTTATAATGTAGGAAATATAGACGGCAAGATAAAACTTACTATAAAATCCAAGATTTTAAATTATACGGATAATTTGGAAACAGGTCCGTCAAAAAGATTTTCGAATATAGGTGTTATAACTTGGGGTTACGAAGGGCAACTGAAGTTGAATGATCAAAAAGCGGTTACAATAGGTAATCCTTTAATTAAAAAAAGAGCGGTAAAAAAAGACGGAAATTATACAGGGCAAGAAATCACGTGGAATATAAAAGTTGAAGGAGATAAAAATATAAGAATAACGGATAAAACATATGTCTATGATATGATGATTTTTGATCCTGATGCAAATTTGGAGAATATCCGAAAAGGAAATTACCAAATACGTAAAAATGATGAAACACCTGTAATTTCTTTGAACGGAGTGAATATTGGTACAACTGAAGGAAAACAAAGTCTTCTTCCAAAAGATGCTCAAGGAAATATACAAATGAACTGGATAAAATTCCAGAAATATACGGATAAATTTGAAGTTAAATCTCCGGTAGGACAAAACATAGAACATAAAACATATAAGATTTATGTAGATAATGCAGATAATGAAGAAAATTATCATGTATATGCAGGAGATTTGTTGGAAGTATCCAATTTAAATCAAGACAGTATGAATGAATTTACATTTACAACTGTAATAACGGATCATAGAATATTATTAAATGCTCTTCAACAGGGAACAAGCGGACTGAAATTTAACAAAAATTTCAATATATCATATATGTTCACAGATAAAAAATTTGTTAAAAGTGCAGAAGATTGGCCGTTATATAAAGCGAGGATGCTTGAAAAGCAAGCTCTACCTGCAATAAATTCAGATGTAATAAAATCAAATTATAACGATATTGATAAAATTAATGACAATATATTCGACAATAATACAAATACACCTATAGATAATAGAAAAAACTCATTTAATACAAAAACAAATTCTGCTATATTCAGACTCAGCATAAATGCGGCTGGTATAGATAATACAGCCGGCAATAATGTAATCGGAGATATAGTGGTGGAAGATATGTTGCCTGAAGGTTGGGAACTTACTGAAATAGTTGCAGGTAAAAATTATTTGTTATATGAGGGAGAGAGATTTGTTTCTTATACCAATGAAGACAACAAAGATGCAACGGTAAAGGCTGTAAAATATACAGATGTAGACAGCAGTGATTTTCAAGATAAACTTATCACTGATTTTTCGGATGTTAACAAACCTAAATTTACTTTCAAGAAAATAACAAAACCGTATGTTATTTTGTTAGAGGCTAAACCTAAGGATGCAAATAAATTTTATAAAGAGATAAGAAATATTGCGACAGTTAATATTAGAAAAAGTTTTTTAAGTGATGATCAAGTTATAGATACTACCAACCCTAAATTTTATGATAAATTTATAAGTGATGAGAGTAATATTGAAAATGGTTATTTGGAATGGACGATTCAATATGACCCGAATAATTATTTGACGAAAGATGAGATTGTTATAGCCGATAAACTCGGAAGCGGACTGGAAATAAGAAGAGAGCCTTATACAAATGATTTACAATTTGACGGTAAAAATTATAAAATTGTAGAAGGCAAAATTGTAAATAAAACTGAATCTGGAAAACCTGTTAAAGCTTTTGAACAAACAGCACTTCATACAGAAAAAGAATATTTGGAGAAATATATAAAATATGACAGAAACAGTAGACAACTAAGTTTCACCATACCTGATAAAAATAAAGCGTATCAGTTTATGTATATTACGGATGTCTATGGAGAAACGGGAGATGCGGTTAATAATAAAGCATTCATTCAGGGAGAAGGAGACGTTGACTCTGTAGATAAGAGATATGTGATTCCTAACAGAGCTATAGATATAAATAAATCTATAGTTGCCGAGTTGAATATAAAAAAGGTTGACGGAAATGATAAACCGTTAAAAGGCGTAGAATTTGAATTAAAATCTGTAGACGGGCTCTATGTGGCTTCTAAAACTACGGATGAAAATGGAGAAATTATTTTTGAACGTTTAAAATTCGGTAAATATAAGCTGAAAGAAATTAAAACATTAGACGGTTATATTCCGGATACAAAAGAGTATAATGTCACTATTATAAAATTAAAGGACAATTATGAAATAGATATAGAAACGGACGGAAATACCAATATAAGAAAAGATAAAAATAAAATAACCGTAATAAACAGACAGATAGTACCGTCTACTACATCGGCAACACTTTTTGTAAATAAGCGAGTTGAAGGTAAGTGGGCTGATAAAAATGACATTTTTAAATTTAAAGTTGAGTTTAAATATAAAGACGGTACACCTTTTGACGGTATGTTCGATTATTATTTGAACGGAATAACAGGCAAGATAGGTAATAATGGTGAATTTGAGTTAAAAGACGGCGATAATATAACAATAAAGGAAATACCTACAGAAATTAATTATATATTGACAGAAACTGATTACAAGGATTATATACCTTATGAAAAGGTCAAATCAGGAACAATAACTACAAAACCTCAGTTGCAAAGAGTTGAGTTTGTCAATAGAACTACTACACATGGACAGCTGAAAATAGAAAAAGAAGTGTCCGGTTCTGTCGACGACAAATCAAAAAAATTTAAATTCAGATTCAATATAGGAAATGATCCTGATAAGAATTATACCTATGAATATAAAGGTTCTGACGGAGAAATAATTAAAGGATATATAAAAGCAAAAGACACCATAGATCTTTCAGATGGAGAATATATAATAATTAAAGGTATAAAATTCAATACAACTTATGAAGTAAGTGAAGATGTTGATAATAATTATACTACAACTGTTAACGGAAAAGACGGTAGAGAAGAAAAAGGAACTGTTGTAACAGAAGAAGGAGACATTGTAAAATTTGTAAATACTCGAATTGTAACACCTCCTGGACCTAATACTCCTGATGATCCTACACCGCCTAAACCTACAGATCCTACTCCAAATACACCGCCTGACAGACCGGATAGACCTGAAAAACCGGATAAACCGGACAGACCTGAAAAACCGAATTTACCTACACCGTCAATACCGAGTTATCCGATAGATGATACACCGAATCCTAACGATCCTAATTCGCCTGATAATATAGTAGTATCAGATGAAGACGGAGTACCGCTTGGAACATATACTAAGAGAGAAAATCCTGACGGCAGTATAGAATATGTAGATGAAGACGGAGTACCGCTTGGAGATTCGAAATTAGTCAAAACAGGGAATGAATTTCCTCAAGGAACATTAATTATGACTTCTATTTTATCACTATTCGGACTTATAATATTAAGACGATATAGAAAAAATGATAGATAG
- a CDS encoding YeiH family protein: MSKNIKGVLMCILIAVPAWILGNIKPVIGAPVFAILFGMIIGIFFKDKGDFLSGIAFTSKKVLQYAVILLGFGLNLKTVLSVGATSLPIILSTILTSLIVAYFMSKLFKIDTKIATLIGVGSSICGGSAIAATAPVIDADDSDIAQAISVIFLFNLIAALIFPTIGMILGFSNDGFALFAGTAVNDTSSVTATASAWDSIHNTGSLVLDKATIVKLTRTLAIIPITLTLAIYRAKKTADKNASIDIKKIFPMFILYFVICSFVTTLAEVLIGNNVINQNMAVYVHEFFHIAKKLSKFFIVMAMSAIGLNTDIVKLIKSGIKPMILGSCCWLSIIIMSISIQKIIGVF, encoded by the coding sequence ATGAGTAAAAATATTAAAGGTGTTTTAATGTGCATACTGATAGCTGTTCCTGCATGGATACTCGGAAATATTAAGCCTGTAATAGGTGCTCCTGTATTTGCCATACTGTTCGGTATGATAATAGGTATATTTTTTAAGGATAAGGGCGATTTTTTGAGTGGCATTGCATTTACATCTAAAAAAGTATTACAATATGCCGTTATATTGTTAGGATTCGGACTCAACTTAAAGACGGTTTTATCTGTTGGAGCTACCTCATTGCCTATAATATTATCTACTATACTTACATCGCTTATAGTTGCTTATTTTATGTCTAAATTGTTTAAAATAGATACTAAGATAGCCACACTAATAGGTGTAGGTTCATCTATATGTGGAGGTTCTGCAATAGCGGCTACTGCTCCGGTGATAGATGCTGATGATAGTGACATTGCTCAGGCAATATCAGTTATATTTTTATTTAATTTGATAGCGGCACTTATCTTTCCTACAATAGGAATGATATTGGGATTTTCTAATGACGGTTTTGCACTTTTTGCAGGAACTGCTGTAAATGATACATCTTCTGTAACTGCTACTGCATCAGCTTGGGACAGTATACATAATACAGGTTCATTAGTATTGGATAAAGCGACCATAGTTAAACTTACGAGGACTTTGGCTATAATACCTATAACATTGACACTTGCAATATATAGAGCAAAAAAAACAGCAGATAAAAACGCATCTATAGATATAAAGAAGATATTTCCTATGTTCATATTATATTTTGTTATTTGTTCGTTTGTTACAACTTTAGCAGAGGTTTTGATAGGAAATAATGTAATAAATCAGAATATGGCAGTATATGTTCATGAGTTTTTCCACATTGCTAAAAAATTGAGCAAATTTTTTATAGTTATGGCAATGTCTGCTATAGGGCTTAATACTGATATAGTAAAACTTATAAAATCAGGCATAAAACCCATGATATTGGGTAGTTGCTGTTGGTTATCAATTATAATAATGAGTATAAGTATTCAAAAAATAATAGGTGTTTTTTAG
- a CDS encoding putative bifunctional diguanylate cyclase/phosphodiesterase codes for MNFILLFICSYYMLRGIINIMFPRILLSLGDLNIIFTSITLSMLLLTLIILLSSNSQKIIFSNFMTGVTVSLIIFSVVGSVFVYQASTISYSSTVLLDVLYVIPINIIAIAVYLYHRKENSSIVSNDKDESIKYTLNRSSGYIVTLILFVIMVTDVVLYRLKALSNSQILVAFFAMIVYLLIALYYTSLKENKILLESQLQINYELEKRVYERTKELEEKNKEFLKIINTDSLTMLGSRKYLMDILDSYDEYPIENVIIFIIDILNFKIINNTSGHKTGDMVLKEVSRRLKNIFKGEKVFRTDSNEFAVLIQDNKNMSQLEDIAQNITLELTNLIYIDTDFINIDVAIGCCKYERNMANYSELLKNAEYASKEAKIDYKSFNNYRFYDQEMADKINRKITIEGLLRTINYDDEFAMFFQPQFSIDGSELIGMESLLRWNSPVLGNVSPGEFIAIAEESNAILKIVQWTIKKSSEQIKEWNLKYNKNYRISINISPKYLKNYDFLSEVKYFVDVKHINPVWLDFEMTEMSVMQAGESICNLFDKLHNMGINISIDDFGTGYSSLSYIKNFNIDKIKISKELVDNIVTDKNEYMIVNAIIMMSKGLKLETIAEGVEEKEQKDILLELGCDQIQGYYYGRPVNAQEFEKTYLINRI; via the coding sequence ATGAACTTTATATTGCTTTTTATATGTTCATACTATATGCTTAGAGGCATAATAAATATTATGTTTCCGAGAATATTGCTGTCGCTTGGAGATTTAAACATAATTTTTACATCTATAACATTATCAATGTTATTACTTACTCTTATAATACTGCTATCATCTAATTCACAAAAGATAATATTTTCAAATTTTATGACAGGAGTTACAGTTTCTTTGATTATATTTTCTGTGGTTGGTTCGGTATTTGTATATCAAGCTTCTACTATATCTTACAGTTCTACCGTATTATTAGACGTATTGTATGTAATACCTATAAATATTATAGCAATAGCTGTATATTTATATCATAGAAAAGAAAATAGCAGTATTGTTTCAAATGATAAAGATGAAAGTATAAAATATACACTAAATAGATCAAGCGGATATATAGTTACTTTGATATTGTTCGTTATTATGGTAACTGATGTGGTTTTATACAGGCTGAAAGCACTTTCAAATTCACAAATTTTGGTAGCATTTTTTGCAATGATAGTATATTTGCTTATAGCACTATATTATACGAGCCTTAAAGAAAACAAGATCTTGTTGGAATCTCAATTACAGATAAATTATGAGCTTGAAAAAAGAGTATATGAAAGAACTAAAGAATTAGAAGAAAAAAATAAGGAATTTTTAAAAATAATAAATACGGATTCCTTAACTATGCTTGGCTCAAGAAAATATCTTATGGATATATTAGATTCATATGATGAATATCCTATAGAGAATGTAATAATTTTTATCATAGATATATTAAATTTTAAAATTATTAACAATACTTCAGGACATAAAACAGGAGATATGGTTTTAAAGGAAGTATCACGAAGGTTGAAGAATATATTCAAAGGGGAAAAAGTATTTCGAACGGATTCTAATGAGTTTGCAGTATTAATACAAGATAATAAAAATATGTCTCAGTTAGAAGATATAGCACAAAACATTACATTGGAATTGACAAATCTAATATATATAGATACGGATTTCATAAATATCGATGTAGCAATAGGTTGTTGCAAGTATGAAAGAAATATGGCAAATTATTCGGAATTATTAAAAAATGCCGAATATGCTTCAAAAGAAGCTAAGATTGATTATAAGTCATTCAACAACTATAGATTTTATGATCAGGAAATGGCTGATAAGATAAACAGGAAGATTACTATAGAAGGGCTTTTGAGAACTATAAACTATGATGATGAGTTTGCGATGTTTTTTCAGCCTCAATTCAGCATAGATGGAAGTGAATTGATAGGTATGGAATCATTACTTAGATGGAACAGTCCTGTTTTAGGCAATGTTTCACCGGGAGAATTTATAGCCATAGCGGAAGAGAGCAATGCGATATTAAAAATAGTTCAATGGACTATAAAGAAATCATCGGAACAGATAAAAGAATGGAATTTAAAATATAATAAGAATTACAGAATATCCATAAACATATCGCCTAAATATCTTAAAAATTATGATTTTTTAAGTGAAGTAAAGTATTTTGTAGATGTAAAACATATAAATCCTGTTTGGCTGGATTTTGAAATGACAGAAATGAGCGTAATGCAAGCAGGAGAGTCTATATGTAATCTTTTTGATAAACTTCACAACATGGGAATAAATATAAGTATAGATGATTTCGGTACAGGATATTCATCACTAAGTTATATCAAAAATTTCAATATAGATAAGATAAAAATATCTAAAGAACTTGTAGATAATATAGTTACTGATAAAAATGAATATATGATAGTAAATGCCATAATAATGATGTCGAAAGGTCTGAAATTGGAAACAATAGCAGAAGGTGTTGAAGAAAAAGAACAAAAAGATATATTATTGGAGCTTGGATGTGATCAGATACAGGGATATTATTACGGCAGACCGGTTAATGCACAAGAGTTTGAAAAAACATATTTGATAAATAGAATATAA
- a CDS encoding AI-2E family transporter, which produces MDNCSYKKILKLIIIANLLFFSLANLTNIYNIVGNILNLFIPVIVGICIAFILNIPMMFFEKLIGRIIRGQGTYRFQAIFITIIVFIFSIYFITSMIIPEIANSINEISTKLNSVDSVESFLKLHGNLKIFDNIGIDISSMIDSAVNFIKKSSVLYASTTIQSILSLTATFFSGLISLFIGIVFSIYILAQKENLIEQAKRLILAIFGNERSEHIVEFFKVVNTSFSGFIAGQGTESVILGFLFLISMSLLGIPKAIPISAIIGVFSLVPLFGVAIACVYGVLSIVIVEPIKALWFLILFLILQQLEGNLIYPRVVGKSVGLPGIWVLFAITVIGGFAGFLGMIVAVPTMSVIYTLVERFVNNRLNRL; this is translated from the coding sequence ATGGATAATTGTAGCTATAAGAAGATATTAAAACTTATAATAATTGCAAATTTATTATTTTTTTCATTGGCTAATTTGACAAATATATATAATATTGTAGGAAATATACTAAATTTGTTCATTCCGGTTATAGTTGGGATATGTATAGCATTTATCCTTAATATCCCTATGATGTTTTTTGAAAAATTGATTGGGAGAATAATTAGAGGACAAGGTACATATAGGTTTCAGGCTATATTTATAACGATAATTGTATTTATATTTTCAATATATTTTATAACATCTATGATAATTCCGGAGATTGCAAACAGTATAAATGAAATTAGTACGAAATTGAATAGTGTGGATTCGGTGGAGTCTTTTTTAAAGCTACATGGTAATTTAAAAATATTTGACAATATCGGCATAGACATATCATCTATGATTGACAGTGCAGTTAATTTTATAAAAAAATCTTCGGTTCTTTATGCATCTACTACGATTCAATCCATACTTTCTTTAACTGCAACTTTTTTTAGCGGATTGATAAGTTTATTCATTGGGATAGTTTTTTCTATATACATACTTGCACAAAAAGAAAACTTGATTGAGCAAGCAAAAAGATTAATACTGGCTATATTCGGAAATGAACGTTCAGAACATATAGTTGAATTTTTTAAAGTTGTAAATACTTCATTTTCAGGATTCATTGCAGGACAAGGCACTGAATCTGTGATACTTGGCTTTTTATTTCTAATATCTATGAGTTTGCTTGGTATACCAAAAGCTATTCCAATATCTGCAATAATAGGAGTTTTTTCTTTAGTTCCATTGTTTGGTGTTGCAATAGCTTGTGTGTATGGAGTATTATCCATAGTGATAGTAGAACCTATAAAAGCATTGTGGTTTTTAATATTGTTTTTAATATTACAACAATTGGAAGGGAATTTGATATATCCGAGAGTTGTAGGAAAATCCGTAGGCTTGCCGGGTATATGGGTGCTTTTTGCAATAACAGTTATAGGAGGATTTGCAGGATTTTTAGGAATGATAGTTGCAGTACCGACAATGTCGGTTATATATACATTGGTTGAAAGATTTGTAAACAATAGGTTAAATAGATTGTAA